CAATAGAGGACACTTCAGAATCCCATGGGGACTAGAACACATGCTGATCAGTTTCTTCCCAAATCTGAGTCTGTATACCTCTCGTCTTCACAGAAATTTCCAAATACAAACCAGAATTAATTGGAATCAGAAACACCAGCTCAGGGCTCGGTTCCGAAAAATGTGGAAGAACATTGATGCTCAAGGAGAATCAGCCAGGTACAGAATTTCTCAAAAGCAAGCTCTATAAATTGGCCCAGGAATATAAAGCTAATTTCCACCATAGGGAGAAAGAATCTGTCCTTCACGTCTGGGATTTTGTTGTTCCTGTTGTTACTTCTCATCTTCAGATCAATTGTACAAATTGAATTCATGGCCAAGAATAATCTCACCACAGTAGCAGAGTTCATTCTCATGGGCTTTACGGACTACCACATGTGGGAGATTACCCTCTTCCTGatgtttctcattttctatatTGTCACCCTTCTGGGGAACGTGGGAATGATCATTCTGATCCAAGTGGATGTCCAactccacacccccatgtacttcttcctgagCCATCTCGCCCTGCTGGATGCCTGCTATGCCTCAGTGATCACCCCTCAGATCCTGGACACACTGGCCACAGGCAAGACAGTCATCTCCTTTGGCCAGTGTGCTACGCAGTTCTTTTTCTTCACCATCTGTGCAGGCACAGAGTGTTTCCTGCTGGcagtgatggcctatgaccgctgTGTCGCTATTAGCAACCCACTGCTCTACACTGTGGTCATGAATCCCAGAATCTGCTGGGGTTTGGTGGTTGGAGCCTTACGTCTGTGGGGTGTCAGGAGCCATCCTTGCGTACCACATGCAccttcaccctctccttctgtgaCCTACAATCAGATCAACTTCTTCTTCTGTGATGTCCCACCCCTGTTGAAGCTAGCCTGCAGTGACACAACAAGCACGGAGATTGTCATTGTCTTCTTTGGCAACTTTGTGATCTTGGCCAATGCCTTGGTCATTCTGATATCCTATCTGCTCATCATCAAGGCCATTCTGAAGGTGAAGTCTCCAGGTGGCAAGGTCAAGACTTTCTCCACATGTGCCTCCCACCTCACTGCTGTGACCCTTTTCTTTGGGACTCTCATCTTCATGTATCTGCGGAGTAGCTCCAACACGTCCCTGGAGGAAGACAAGGTCGTGTCTGTCTTCTACACTGTGGTCATTCCCATGCTAAACCCTCTGATCTATAGCCTAAGAAACAAAGATGTGAAAGCAGCCTTCAGAAAGGTCACTAGTAGATTCCAGGTGTCCCAGAGTGTGTAGATATGAGTGACAGGACCTCTCCTCTTGGTCCATTTTCTTCCCATATCAATAGATCCTAATAGGTCCCAACATTATATGCAAATTAAAGAGAAGGTAGATTGGTATCAACAGGCACACAAGAAAAACTgcaaatatgataaaattcaTTTCCAGCAGTCCCATGatgcttttttctcctctccttctcccgcCTCCAGTCCATTCCTTACCACACAACAATCTTATGATACTCTTTGATATCGTAACTTACAGAATTTCAGAGGCCCAGGGGGTCTTGAGTTTATCTCATCCCACCCTGCATCTTTGAAGCCATGCTTAGGCTTCCATTTTACCTTCTCATTTTTTGCTTccattaatatttgtatttttctgtgtcAAAGATTCCATGTAAGGGATTCTAGTGATCAATGctaaatagtctttttttctttaaatacacgAATAACTGATAACCTCAGTAAGCAAGGAGTGCTGTATAAGACAAAACCAAGTCTCCAAATGGCCAAGGGAAGGGAAGTGTTTGAGAACAGGCCTTCCTCTTCACCATTCTAGTCTTGAGACACCCTCTAAGGCAGCTTTCCTTCTTACTCATGCCACAACGATGAAATTTGCAAACTGCCTTACCACTTGATGGCTCCCTGGCTCTGTTATTCCTTCTCATACCTCCAAGATGAACTAAGCCACCTTACCTCTGGCTCCTCAGCTGAAAACTCCCTGGTTCCTGATGGACAAAATGCATTGCATTTTTCCCTTGTCACATTGCCTGCTTTGTGAACAATCCCTATCAAGTATCCCATTCCCAGGAACAGCAAAGTCAGAAAACAAAGACCTTCCAGCAGAAAGTCTGAGGAGAGGAGAAAGTAACTAACTCCTGCATGACACAGCAAACACTTCAGGGCAGAGTCTTCTTTGCTCATTGCAGAACACACTCCAAGTTCAGATCTGGAACAGATAAGCTCTTGAGAATTGCTTTTGAACAGATTTTTATGGCACATGCCTGGACTCATTTGAGCCTCATGGCAAACTCTGTAAGGCAAATAAGGAAGACAGGGTTGAATAGAAGATTTCCATTTTGCAGTTAAGAAAATGCTTTTTCATAATCCTTTTGCTCAGAGTACCTTTGTTCAGAGCAGGCAGTGGTAGGGCATGGCTTTCAGACTCAAGTTTATATCCAAATATTAATTCTACCACTAATTTGCTGTGAAATCTATGGTAAATGGCTTCATTCCTCAGATTCTAATTTTTGTCAggtctaaaataaatacaacaactCCTAATTCAAGagcatattataaaaaaataaataaataagatgaggGGCACATGGCTATTTTGgtcagaagaacatgcaactcttgacctgaGGGTTGTAAGTTCCAGCCAACGTTGGGCTTGAAATAAGTAAATGAGGCAATGAATAAGAAATCTCCTAGCACAAGGGTGTCtgatggctcagtaagttaagtgtccaactcttgatttcagctcaggtcatggtctaaGTGCCATGAGCttgagccctgggtggggcttTATGCttatcagggagtctgctggagattgccccactccctctccctctgcccttcatcaCTTTCCCAACCCTACTctctcactctaaataaataaaactttaaaaaaataaactttttttaaaaaataaaactttttttaatctcCTAGCACAAATCCATTGCTCAATATGGATTGACATATTGACTCATTGCCCTAGCTcctaataatgaaataataataatgatgaaagcTCCTATTATATGCCAGATACCATTCTAAGAagttttatatgcatttaaaCAACACTATGATGCTTTAGCAACCCTATGATAGGTGCAATTACTATCCTCACTTAGACATGAGTAAACTAGGATACAGAGAAGTTAAAATAAGTTCCCCAAGGTCACAGAttgttctcttccttcccctctccctcacttTCACCTTAGACCTTGCTACAATTCCATTgccattaataaaaatgaaacagatctTGAACAAGTGATAGTGAAAGTCAGTGAACTGCAGAAGATGAATAACTCAAACCTTTTCatccaagaaataaaacaaacatgggTGTCTAGCTGAGGTGGGGGTACATTTATCTGCATCCCACATGGTCAAGAATAACCAAGAGATGTCTTTGTATTGAATATATTGTCATGTGCCTTCTCTTAGACCTTGATGTTAATGAGAAGTTGGTCTTCCATGACCCCCCATATGGGAACCATTGTATTATAATGGCCCACCACCCCACCTACAGTTGATTGGTTCAGAAATGagcacctggggcacctgggtggctcagtggttgagtgtctgcttttggcttaggttgtgatcctggggtcttgggattgagtcccacatcaggctccctatagagagcctgcttctgtctcagcctatgtctctgcctcttgtgtgtctttcatgaataaataaataaaatcttttttaaaaaggggaaaaaatgagcacCTGACCCAGTGTaggtttaataaaaatttttcccTGGGCATTATGAAACTGAACATGTGAAAGAGATTCAGAACAAGAGTCCAGGCTGACCAAGGTGGAGAAGTcaagatagattttttaaatgaagcagtTATTCAAAGAGAATGGCAATAATAGACCAAAAAAAGAGTCCTGACAAGTTCCATTCCCTGCTTCCCAGTGCACTGAGGGGCAGCCATAGTAGTTTTCTTGCTTCCTTAAGACATACTGTGTTTGATGTTTAGGCTCCAAGACTAAAATCCCCTTTGGGAACTAATTCAAGCTTAGTCATTAGGTTCAAAAAATTCCATACTTGTAGAACTCTAATGAAGAGGAGTTCTTCAGCATGTTATAGCAGATCTGTATTCATGCACACTGATTATATTCACcccttaaagaaagaaaagactgggTCTCAGTATCCTGTGTACTTCTATCATATTCTCATTATAGAAGAAACTTCCTCACCTAGAGCTCTTTGTTTAGGTAACCACTGTTCTAGCATTTGCCCTTGCCCTTCAAGTGATAGACTAGAATAAGCCTCTGACCCCACTTTCATCAACAcatgaacagaatagagagccatGACGTGCTCTAGAGTTATATAATGGTTATTAAGCAAAACCAATAAAGTTATCTCCCTCTTAAGGGTCTAAACGGAAAAATAAGGGGAAAGATTAAGTTATTTGAGAAACGAAACTCACAAATTATAATTAGAAGTGGAAAAAATGGCTGTGTCATGTTAATGGCAgaccagagagaaaatgagcaaagtcAGATGCTGAGGAGGCAGCAATATAACCCAGTCCCTTGTGCTGCATTAGATCTTCCAGGTCTTGAATTATGTTCCAGACTGAGTTCTAGGGCTCTCCATAGATCTCTGAGAAATCCCTGCCTCCCTTCTGAAGCATAAGAATCTTAGCCATAGACCCACATTCTGTTAGACAATCTGAGTGGGTCTCTGTCTAAAATATCTAGCAACTCATTGCCCTAGTTcctaataatgaaataataataatgatgatagctCCTATTATATGCCAGACCTTATTCTAAGAagttttatatgcatttaaaCAATACTATGATGCTTTAGCAACCCTATAATAGGTGCAATTACTATCCCTACTTAGACATGAGTAAACTAGGATACAGAGAAGTTaaaataactttcccaaggtcacagaagcCACAAAAACCATAGATTTGAGCTCAGGAAATCTAGTTCCAGAAATTCCATTCTTATCTATTGTATTATATCACCTTTGAATGCCATTTTATACACAACTGTCCCTTCTTTGATACAGAATCATTTAAGGCAAAATAGCCTTGCTCATTAGGCTCTTTCTccaggaatcagaaaaaaatggttttcctCCTTCAGAACTGGAagtcatgtgaaaaaaaaacattcaaagttGGATGGAGAGGTCTGCAAAAGATGAAATATGAAAGAACACTTTAACAAAGAGAGGATCTTACTTTTCGCAAATGCCTATGCACCTGCAGGTTCTTGGCTAAGCCactaaaacaaaaactggaagaaattcCACATAAAGGGTGTTCCATGAAGATTCATTCAGAATCCACACGAAGCTGGGGTGAAGAGACCCTATTCTCTGAGACTGCTAAGATGCCACCAGGGCATTTAGGTCAGCGTCagccatataatgcttgtcccaGACAAGGCAGCTCTGTTGACacttgagagaatgagagcaacACTGATTCTCGGATCTACCTACCAAGCACTAAATCCAAGTTCACTTGACAGAATGAAAGCAACACTGATTCTCAGATCTACCAACCAGGCAGTAAGTCCAAGTTCTTTACATTCAACTTCTCTTAATAAAAGGAAGGAGGTCAGGAGAGACTCATGCCTTCTTCCCAACATCTTCTGCAGGCCTACAAAATAGAAACTGCACAAATCATTCTTCCTCCATAATCAACCTACAAGACCTACTCCTTTACTTTATTCGGGTCCCTCCTGAAGTGTGGCCTCATTTTGGAGAAACCTTTCCTGACCATCATATCTGAAATAATAACTCCCCTATTGCCTATTACTTTCTATTCCCCTCTACTCTGCTATTTATTCTTCAAGACACTTAACAATACTTGatatctgtttgtttttatcactGCCCCTAGTAGAATGTTCTTTATTGTTGCCCCCATAAAAGCAAAGACTGTCTGCCCTTTTTCGTGCACCTTCTGGCTCATAGTAggtgttaaataaatatctaatgaaAAGCATTAAGAACATAGACATGAATAGGACTTTCATTTCTGGCAATACAGTGGACTGGGGTTTTTCTAACCAACCTCACTCctaaagaacatgaaaagaataaataaaaaggtgaaaagacacaaaaaaatcaaaggctGAACATCCATGGGAAAATAAGAACTCTAAGAAGTAAGCAAAGTATTGAAACTATGTTTGCCTTCAAAAGCATCACTCATGAGGCTATCTTAGTTGTCTATTGCTGTTAATTGGTACcttaggggctcctggctggctcagtcagtacagcatgcaaTCCttaatctcagggccatgagtgcaagccccacattggatgtggagcctactttaaaaaataatgaataaataaacaaacaaacaaatagctaGCTTGAAACAGCAAACTATTGCACCGTTTCTGTGGGTGAGGAATCCAGGCACAGGTTAGTTGGATTAGTTGGTAGCTGGCTTACGGTCTCACAAAACTAATTAAGATGTTGGCCAGGGCTCTCATTATGTTGATAAGACTTGAGTCCACCCCTCTGTTGGCTGAGTATGCCCATTCCTTGGTACATGGTCCTCTCCATAGAGAAACTCACACATGACTCTCATGGGAGCAGGTGCCCAAGGCAGACACCATAGTCCTTTTGAAACCTAATCTCAGAGGTAACATCCCATCACATCCCTAAATGTGTCAGTACTCATTAAAGAGGTTCTGTTGATCAAAAATATGATTAAGAAGATGAAAATCAGGGtgcttggctggttcagtcagtagagcatgcaactcttggtttcttggttgtgagttcaagcccctcccccccccccgttgGACATGAAGTatactctaaaaatataaataaataaaaagagagagaaacttcagcttattaaaaaaaaaaaagaagatgaaaaatcaGGAcacaaaatgtgagaaaatatttttaagatttgcaaTCACATCTactatcgtgtgtgtgtgtgtgtgtgtgtgtgtgtgtgtgtaaaagtgATTAAGAGGGGAAgggttgggcagccctggtagctcagcagttaagcgccaccttcagcccagagcctgatcctggagacctgggatcgagtcccacatcggactccctgcatggagcctgcttctcggaCTACCTGTGTCTCAAGAATAACCAAGAGTTGTCTTTGTATTGAATATATTGTCGTGTGCCTTCTATTGGACCTTGATGTTATGAGAAGTTGGTCAtaaggaaacgaactaggggtggtggaaggggagaagggcggggggtgggagtgaatgggtgacgggcacgggggggttattctgtatgttagtaaattgaacaccaataaaaaataaattaaaaaaaaaagaagttgatcATAAGGGATGGACTGAGACATAAgcccccccccgtctctctctctctcatgaaataaataaataaataaataaataaataaataaataaatgggttaaaagaaaaagaaaaggtagtacAAATGCTCAAACAGGCAATTCACAAGGAGACTGTCGCAATAACCAATATATCTATGAAGAGATGCTTATTCTCTTTAGTAATCaggaaaatcaaattaaaaactcaatatgCTCACTAtataagcaaaaatttttaagtatgacACCTCTCTAttgacaaatatgtaaaaaattagTATAAACTAGTTTAATTTAGTAGGAGTATtatcaaattaaattttgtaaaatattttggaattaacCTTTAAAAGTCAAAGATACACATAACCACTAACCCAGATATTTCAGTGACCTAGGTATACACAATGAAGAAATTCTTGCCCATGCCCACCAGGATATAGGTTCATACATGTTCATAAAGCATTGTAATAGCGTAAAACCCAAAACACTTACCTTTAgttttttattcttccaatccagagTGTGTATGTGATGGCTGGAGCCTGATAGCCATTATGGACCATAAAGTAAACTTGAAACTGGAAGCCACACTCAGAAAGCAGCAGAGCAGAAAGACAGAGAAGCCTAAGCCCCTGATGACATTTTTAAGCCACCATACCAGCCATAAGCTGCCTTCTCTCCAGGCTTCTTCCATATAGGATAGAAATAAGCATTTatcttattaaagaaaacaactagaaaataaatacatgtatatatgtgtgcatgtctaTATACACACAGTCCAAAAATATGCTTAACTAAGCCATATTGTTAGTATACATGAATGGATGAAATGGCCCTCCCCTTCTCCTTGGCAACAACAAAATAGGATTCAAGGCACCCTGCTTTGTTGTTGTTACCGATTTTCCACCAGTACAGTGGTCTTCTTCCATTTCAAAGTTACATACACTGTAAGACTGCACACTATCCCCACAGAATActctggaaggcagatgcttacacTTGATGCTTAAGATCTTGCCACAAGATAAAATGGAAGTAGTGTGTGGCCCACTGAGGGCTAAGGAACTTGTATTTATGGTCCAGTCAGGCTTCCCAGGAATGGTGAATCTTGAACTGGGTCTGGAAGGAGACATAAGTGGACAAACCAGACTTATAGGAAAGCCAGCCTGATGGAATGTGCTACCATAGTCCCAGTCTCCTCCCCACTGTAGCCACCTTCTCCCATCACTTCTCACCACCCCGCACAACCTCCAGCTGGCAGCTGAGAAGCTACATGAGCTCTGGAGAGCCATGCAACCCTTCTGGGCCTGTTCCTTCATCTGTGATGTGTCAATGTAAGTCTGGATTctctctcagttttttttccccagccctGGAAGAAATGACATGAAGGTGACAATGTTCACTCCCTGAGGAACATGGGAAATGGTgttattcaggttttctacttaTCGCCCTGAGCCTTTTAATCCCCAGACTCATTGTTTTCTTCCCTAGATGGAGAGACAGGGGCCGCAGTGTTAGCTCTTACTGAAGGGGGCTGcctcctcccagaagccctcGCCCTTCATTTGGTGATCTTCAGGTAAGTCTGGGCTCACACAGTCCCCACTGTAAGGTAAACCATGACAGTGAATCATGTGGAaaagcatctgtcttctgtttATCATTATCACCTTCACACACAAGCATCCTCCTAGGTGATGTCTATAAATAGATGTTAAAACCACCAAAGGATTCAATTAGATCAGAAAATTCAGTGATTCGGAAACAAGATgattttaattgggttgtttgagCAAGAAGGCAAAACAGTTAGCCACCTGGAGGACCTGTAGG
The Canis lupus familiaris isolate Mischka breed German Shepherd chromosome 18, alternate assembly UU_Cfam_GSD_1.0, whole genome shotgun sequence genome window above contains:
- the OR9I1 gene encoding olfactory receptor family 9 subfamily I member 1 (The RefSeq protein has 4 substitutions, 3 frameshifts compared to this genomic sequence), encoding MAKNNLTTVAEFILMGFTDYHMWEITLFLMFLIFYIVTLLGNVGMIILIQVDVQLHTPMYFFLSHLALLDACYASVITPQILDTLATGKTVISFGQCATQFFFFTICAGTECFLLAVMAYDRCVAISNPLLYTVVMNPRICWGLVVGAYVCGVSGAILRTTCTFTLSFCDHNQINFFFCDVPPLLKLACSDTTNTEIVIVFFGNFVILANALVILISYLLIIKAILKVKSPGGKVKTFSTCASHLTAVTLFFGTLIFMYLRSSSNKSLEEDKVVSVFYTVFIPMLNPLIYSLRNKDVKAAFRKVTGRFQVSQSV